The stretch of DNA TAGGATACGATACGGCAAAACTGAGAACAGTACTAAACGTATCGAGATTTTTCGCCTTCTCCACTTTCCATTTTTGCTTGCACTTCTCTATTAGATCTAATAGAAGAAATGGACTACTTCCAAACCGTAGAATATATCGGTACGTGCTCAGTTGGGAGCTGATAAAGGATAATTTTGCCACTAGTTTTTTCGACATGTAAGTCATGAGTAACCTCGGTTGTCGCAAAAATCGGCTTAATGTTTTGTTGGCAAATATCCTGTCCAATAGTTTATTTGATTGCGTCAGCTTAGTCAATCCAAAATTCAGGAGATCAAAGACGTATTTCAGTATTTTGGCAACCTTATCCTTCCCATTCAAAGAGTTTACTATGACTTTAAGAATGTTGATCCTTTTCACATATACACGCTCAGGGTGAGCACGGCGCaacttttccttcaaagcatcCTCTGTCCCTTTAGCTTGTACTGTTTCATTGTTACCAGGATATGCATGATCCTTTGTTGTATCTTCCTTCTGATAAAACGATTTGAATTCATCCGTCAGAGCTGGGAATGCATTAACTGTAGTATCTCTCGATGGGGTAAAGGAGAAATAGGCGTTATCGTGTTCAATCTCTGGCTCCAAATATAACCCGTGGTCTGTTCCATCGTATGGATTCATGCTACCTTAGCAAGAACTGTCTTAGGAGACCGGGCGTAGACTGTCATCATCAAAAACTCTCAATGGGTTCCTCGATACcctcttttcttcgattAAATtagaaaagaaattaaaCAATAAGCGATCATCGAGAAGCGAACAAACAACCCTTTTGGAGTTCTGATAATAGAAGATGTTGAACGTCTTAGACCAACAGGTACTGGAGCTTGTTCAGTCATGGCGTTTGTTCTGGTCTTGCTGGTTGTCCCGGGATTGGCTGTAGTATCCCCGCCGTACATAGTGACCTCCGGGCCACTCACNNNNNNNNNNNNNNNNNNNNAATAAGCCCTcttccacaaggcaacCCTTAGCGACAACCAATAGTTACTATGCAACATGCAACACGCAATGTGCAACATGCACTAATCAATATTCGCGCAATATACATATAACGAACGGACAGACCAAAGCTAATGAGATATGCCCCGGCTTTATTAATTATTGGATAAAGATCACTTATTCTAACTATTGGGATCTTTGTCTCACTTCCTTTAtacattttcttgtacatATTCCTTATAAAGAGAGAACGAGAACAGACAATTGTGTAAAAGCTACAGTAGGTTGTGTGTGAATAATGaacaaagttcttgaagtttctCAAAAATCTGTtagttgttcctctttgccaagACATACTTGTGTATCAGATAAATTATTTTATAACCCTTGTATAAACGGTTTCTTGCCCTTACAGATGTAACgaaagaatatatataaaatcAGTAGATTAG from Huiozyma naganishii CBS 8797 chromosome 1, complete genome encodes:
- the KNAG0A03380 gene encoding uncharacterized protein (similar to Saccharomyces cerevisiae PEX25 (YPL112C) and PEX27 (YOR193W); ancestral locus Anc_8.601), which codes for MNPYDGTDHGLYLEPEIEHDNAYFSFTPSRDTTVNAFPALTDEFKSFYQKEDTTKDHAYPGNNETVQAKGTEDALKEKLRRAHPERVYVKRINILKVIVNSLNGKDKVAKILKYVFDLLNFGLTKLTQSNKLLDRIFANKTLSRFLRQPRLLMTYMSKKLVAKLSFISSQLSTYRYILRFGSSPFLLLDLIEKCKQKWKVEKAKNLDTFSTVLSFAVSYPNEKSVRELNDLYFTFCDEMMLLHKFKVWSSLTLATTLMRHEVYAWQFDIVVNLKDTISKWNGIKRRELETNIEMEILSRPGTSNPHYNESDFIPGQPSEKHRESNKNEELQILRDRLLILKEEKQTTQLDLIRLMFDCAANSTDLFNLNISSGTYSILSLFSGISGFIKLWIQAEKQLIEEQLT